Proteins found in one Eriocheir sinensis breed Jianghai 21 chromosome 43, ASM2467909v1, whole genome shotgun sequence genomic segment:
- the LOC127010465 gene encoding uncharacterized protein LOC127010465, with translation MTALKMVTVAMVAALVVAGVAGGEDIGHFVARRAILLDENFVPVAAPVPAAEAPRAPRLRRDTGYGHVPHKGYSKGRVGPVYTFVKTDYNGNFKWGVRHRAGSQYAGGYH, from the exons ATGACGGCCCTCAAAATG GTAACGGTGGCTATGGTGGCAGCGTTGGTGGTGGCGGGCGTGGCCGGCGGAGAGGATATTGGACACTTCGTCGCCAGAAGAGCCATCCTTCTCGACGAAAATTTCG TCCCTGTAGCAGCTCCTGTGCCGGCAGCAGAAGCTCCTCGCGCCCCACGTCTCCGCAGGGACACAGGCTACGGGCACGTCCCCCACAAGGGGTACTCCAAGGGCAGGGTGGGACCCGTCTACACTTTCGTCAAGACTGACTACAACGGTAACTTCAAGTGGGGTGTTCGCCATCGCGCCGGATCACAGTATGCTGGTGGCTACCATTGA